The Carnobacterium divergens genome includes a window with the following:
- a CDS encoding glycoside hydrolase family 1 protein, whose translation MTEYQFPKGFWWGSAASGPQTEGRIENDGKGDSMWDYWYKEAPEKFFNQVGPEKTSQVYQKYQEDIQLMKATGHTTFRTSIQWSRLIPDGVGAVNPKAVAFYNDYIDDMIANGIEPFMNLYHFDMPMALQEKGGWLNRETVDAYVAFAKTCFELFGDRVKKWFTHNEPIVPVEAGYLYQFHYPLEINLKHAVQVGYHEMLASAKAIAAYHGMKLDGEIGIILNLTPSYPRDETNPADVKAAVIADAFFNRSFLDPSVKGEFPVELVELLKEIDHLPVYEEEDLVIIKENTVDLLGINYYQPRRVKAKEMPIDHTNGPMPEDYFDTYEMPGRKMNPYRGWEIYEKGIYDILTNVRENYGNIRCYISENGMGVEGEERFINEKGEIEDDYRIDFVKDHLKYVHQAITEGANCQGYHMWTCMDNWSWNNAYKNRYGFISVNLAEDGKRTIKKSGHWFKQISSQNGFND comes from the coding sequence TTGACAGAATATCAATTTCCAAAAGGCTTTTGGTGGGGATCAGCAGCCAGTGGACCACAAACAGAAGGCCGTATCGAAAACGATGGCAAAGGCGACAGCATGTGGGATTACTGGTATAAAGAAGCACCAGAAAAATTTTTCAACCAAGTTGGACCTGAAAAAACATCACAAGTTTATCAAAAATACCAAGAAGATATTCAATTAATGAAAGCAACTGGACACACGACTTTTCGAACATCCATTCAATGGAGTCGTTTAATTCCAGATGGTGTGGGAGCGGTAAATCCAAAAGCTGTTGCTTTTTATAATGACTATATTGATGATATGATTGCGAATGGTATTGAACCATTTATGAACCTATATCATTTTGATATGCCGATGGCTTTACAAGAAAAAGGCGGTTGGTTAAATCGTGAAACGGTAGATGCTTATGTAGCTTTTGCTAAAACGTGTTTTGAACTGTTTGGCGATCGAGTGAAAAAATGGTTTACGCATAATGAACCGATTGTACCGGTTGAAGCAGGGTACTTGTATCAATTTCATTATCCTTTAGAGATTAATTTAAAGCACGCTGTTCAAGTGGGGTACCATGAAATGCTAGCTAGCGCTAAGGCGATTGCTGCTTATCATGGGATGAAACTGGATGGAGAAATTGGGATTATTCTAAACTTGACACCAAGTTATCCGCGGGATGAAACGAATCCAGCTGACGTGAAGGCGGCAGTCATTGCAGACGCGTTCTTTAACCGTTCCTTTTTAGACCCCTCTGTTAAAGGAGAATTCCCAGTCGAATTGGTTGAATTGTTAAAAGAAATTGATCATTTACCTGTATATGAGGAAGAAGACTTAGTTATTATTAAAGAAAATACAGTTGATTTATTAGGGATTAACTATTATCAACCAAGACGCGTCAAAGCCAAAGAAATGCCAATTGATCATACGAATGGACCGATGCCAGAGGATTACTTTGATACCTATGAAATGCCAGGTCGAAAAATGAATCCGTACCGTGGTTGGGAAATTTATGAAAAAGGAATTTACGATATTTTAACCAATGTGCGTGAAAACTATGGCAATATTCGTTGCTATATTTCTGAAAATGGAATGGGCGTTGAAGGCGAAGAACGGTTCATTAATGAAAAAGGTGAAATCGAAGATGATTACCGAATTGATTTTGTGAAAGACCATTTAAAATACGTGCACCAAGCTATTACCGAAGGTGCAAACTGTCAAGGTTACCATATGTGGACGTGTATGGATAACTGGTCATGGAACAATGCTTACAAAAATCGTTACGGATTTATTTCCGTAAATCTTGCAGAAGATGGGAAACGTACGATTAAAAAAAGTGGACATTGGTTTAAACAAATCAGTAGCCAAAATGGCTTTAACGATTAA
- a CDS encoding glutathione peroxidase produces the protein MSVYQFNVTQMNGEEVSLSNYKGKVLLIVNTASKCGLTPQLEGLEAMYEQFKEKDFVILGFPCNQFMMQDPKSNDEIMEFCQLNYGVTFPMHQKIKVKGKDADPLYKYLVEQTDGKKIEWNFAKFLIGRDGELIERFPSKMPPSEFIDQVEKVVIN, from the coding sequence ATGTCAGTATATCAATTCAATGTGACTCAAATGAACGGCGAAGAAGTTTCTTTAAGTAACTACAAAGGCAAAGTCCTATTAATTGTTAACACAGCAAGTAAATGTGGCTTAACACCTCAATTAGAAGGCTTAGAGGCGATGTATGAGCAATTTAAAGAAAAGGATTTTGTAATCTTAGGATTTCCTTGCAACCAATTTATGATGCAAGACCCTAAAAGCAATGATGAGATTATGGAATTTTGTCAATTAAATTATGGTGTGACATTTCCAATGCATCAAAAAATCAAGGTTAAGGGAAAAGATGCGGATCCGTTGTACAAGTATTTAGTTGAACAAACGGATGGGAAAAAAATTGAATGGAATTTTGCCAAATTTTTAATTGGCAGAGACGGTGAGTTAATTGAACGTTTTCCTTCAAAAATGCCTCCTTCAGAATTTATCGACCAAGTTGAAAAAGTAGTCATTAATTAA